GAGAGCCGGCTGGAGGAGACGGTCATTGTGGTCTCCTCCAAGTCCGGTTCCACCGTTGAGACAGATTCCCAGCGCCGGACGTTCGAGCAGGCGTTCACCGACGCCGGGATCGACGCCAAGTCGCGCATCGTGATCGTCACCGACCCGGGCTCCCCCCTGGACAGTGCCGCCCGCGAGGCCGGCTACCGTGCCGTCTTTAATGCCGATCCGAACGTCGGCGGCCGCTATTCGGCGTTGACGGCCTTCGGCCTGGTGCCCTCCGGCCTGGCCGGAGCCGACATTGAGACGCTGCTGGACGACGCCGAGGACGCACTGGAAATCCTCAGTGACAATGCGGCCGACAACATCGGCCTGCAGCTGGGCGCCGCCCTGGGCGGCACCTCGCCGCTGCGCAACAAGGTGGTCATCGTTGATGAAGGATCCGGACTGGTCGGGTTCCCCGACTGGGCCGAGCAGCTCATTGCCGAGTCCACCGGCAAGCTCGGCACCGGCCTGCTGCCCGTCGTCGTCGAACCCGGCGCGCCGGAAATCACGTCGCGTGCCGCCGATGTGCTGACCGTCCGCCTGGTGGCTGTGGACTCCGACGCCGCACCCGAGGGAGATCAGGCAGTGGTTGCCGGCACCCTCGGCGGCTCCATGATGCTCTGGGAAGTGGCCACCGCCGTCGCCGGCCGGCTGCTGGGCATCAACCCCTTCGACCAGCCCGACGTCGAGGCGGCCAAGAAGGCCGCCCGCGGCATGCTGGACGCGCGCCCCGAACCCACGGCGCCCGCCTTCACCGACGGCGCCGTGGAGGTCCGCGGCCCGGCCGAGCTGCTGGGCAACGCCACCACGCTCCGGGAAGCCCTCGCCGCCCTGACCGGCCGGCTGGGTTCCGACGGCTACCTGAGCATCCATGCCTACCTGGACCGGTTCCGGCAGGCAGAGCTCGCCGGCATCCGTCCTGAACTTGCCGCTGCCACCGGACGTCCGGTGACCTTCGGCTGGGGACCGCGGTTCCTGCACTCCACCGGACAGTTCCACAAGGGCGGCCCGGCACAGGGCGCCTTCCTGCAGATCACCGGCGAGCCGGGCGAGGACCTTCCCATTCCGGGCCGTCCCTTCACCTTTGGTGAACTGATTTCCGCCCAGGCCGCCGGAGACGCCAAGGTCCTCGCGGACCAGGGCCGTCCGGTCCTGCGCCTGAACCTGCTGAACCGGGAACAGGGCGTTCGCGAGCTGGAAGACGCCGTGCGTTCGCTGGTCCGCGAAGACGGGATCAGCTAGATGGCGGATGACAGGACAGGGTCCGGCAACCCGCTCCGGGATCCCCGCGACCGGCGGCTCAGCCGCATTGCCGGCCCCTCGTCGCTGGTCATCTTCGGCGTGACCGGCGACCTGGCCCGGAAGAAACTGATTCCGGCCGTCTACGACCTGGCCAACCGCGGCCTGCTGCCGCCCAGCTTCTCGCTGGTCGGCTTCGGCCGCCGGCCCTGGAGCCACGAAGACTTCGCGGCCCGGGTTCTGGAATCCGTCCGGGCCCATGCCCGCACCCCGTTCGACGAGAACGTGTGGAAGCAGCTCTCCGAGGGCATCCGGTTCGTCGAGGGCGGCTTCGACAGCGACGAGGCCTTCGTTCATCTCAAGAGCACCCTCGAAGACCTCGACGCCGAGCGCGGCACACGCGGCAACCACGCGTTCTACCTCTCGGTTCCGCCGAAGTCCTTCGAAGAGGTTTGCCAGCAGCTTTCCCGGAACGGGCTTGCCGAGACCTCCCAGGGCAAATGGCGCCGGGTCGTCATCGAAAAGCCTTTCGGCCACGACCTGA
This genomic interval from Arthrobacter sp. zg-Y820 contains the following:
- a CDS encoding glucose-6-phosphate isomerase, whose translation is MTTLSFEAAGAALAAVEKNVPSLVRNDVAARLLAQDPTLWGPDAEAEASVRLGWLNPSEASRPLVGQIRGLREELAAEGVTRVVLAGMGGSSLAPEVITRTAGVDLTVLDSTDPDAVRAALESRLEETVIVVSSKSGSTVETDSQRRTFEQAFTDAGIDAKSRIVIVTDPGSPLDSAAREAGYRAVFNADPNVGGRYSALTAFGLVPSGLAGADIETLLDDAEDALEILSDNAADNIGLQLGAALGGTSPLRNKVVIVDEGSGLVGFPDWAEQLIAESTGKLGTGLLPVVVEPGAPEITSRAADVLTVRLVAVDSDAAPEGDQAVVAGTLGGSMMLWEVATAVAGRLLGINPFDQPDVEAAKKAARGMLDARPEPTAPAFTDGAVEVRGPAELLGNATTLREALAALTGRLGSDGYLSIHAYLDRFRQAELAGIRPELAAATGRPVTFGWGPRFLHSTGQFHKGGPAQGAFLQITGEPGEDLPIPGRPFTFGELISAQAAGDAKVLADQGRPVLRLNLLNREQGVRELEDAVRSLVREDGIS